The following coding sequences are from one Plasmodium sp. gorilla clade G2 genome assembly, chromosome: 1 window:
- a CDS encoding zinc-carboxypeptidase, putative, with translation MLFKNEDSGNSVYCFTYNNFNNDSISDILNVRNDNKNNENKEKNDEDDKQTNLLLEENGENEENKRQGDKQYEDLCLLSFKNIQQSNDNIKMQEEMFNLSYEKNIKNIVKVVYHEDYKLLYENTDIHVELPSILYDTDIKKNNDYINKCDKKEDDYYINKYNQHNDVRKIENLKYFIKHNWKNINRINEKLFLKNLKELDEILNYNFLNICKNKYKQYDKKRINERHFSYHDNFLSHYIIYKRNKYIKQNKNEYINGNHNDVYESSNTYDDIETTRLKHNNININSNNNNNNNNNMKDCLNKYPYDYIKQPLNFSFPCYEKKIENIYCLNIPGYKYKYIYPPVNNMNDEKIKELYIPKGHILFNSKFESANLKYVIKEEEDKEVYSLFLNQDIRMNEKKNQWFYFSASYIPNEYYTNELYKMKMYNKDITHMGDNMKVVYNYLNGTGNNINSNVNKVDNRTNNIHTNNIKNIKNINNINSNNIIYSKWREQRCMNQYLNDINNEEIDRNPGGNGKYSLDACDKFTVRNVKKLEKPFTVRFKIENMAKPFFLYKYGHSPLSFSECKYKLENIKWQRNTYDIKYIKNNSCKHYNIKKNSMEYYNYNTYTLEFSYDFMYEYDTVYFASCYPYTYSYLNEYLCLIRNFLKGHPTINYIEQTLCKTSCGFDCPVLCITNYDSEEGYNKEELKEDLEKKKKNIIERNNLNDENLCDAMDISNNVVRKEIEKKKYILTSKKLGIKKVDNNLFDDMKNGCTNEYDNMDKECLDIKKNICCEEKKEKHDIIKCKDDKDYSYNCCYDECHNVKREKNNFFCCLNDKCNFVLNEHMKRRKSIMDCNNFLNKMKWCKKKMYTSNHFMKKFESFLKKDYVYSRENKKNNGMTKIQRFEENCDNNLICKRKDEKRNCSQKKKKKKKKIIVLTARVHPGETNSSYSIHGFISFIISNNIYAHILREKFIFIIIPMLNIDGVILGHNRYCYNGFDLNRQWSNPIAYIHPTIYSSKSLIKNISQKNKIIFFCDFHSHSRKYNCFIYGNQGTCNYVNNKKICEVFPEIFSQALPWFSLVDTVYKADNENKGSARLIGVQEFGIDCSYTFEISLFGIQIRKDFNIMYNEKKDIFYIQNYFERCHNGGDDKKIGGNIKVDDIKADDIKADDIKVNGDVKADGDVKADGDVRANGDVKSDDRYDNMNRHYINNNYYYDKNSYDFLYFDENLLFMTGVSFGLCLFKYMNFLSYNKSSIYRKTCEEKEKEDMFTEECSTLCINNKDDKEKYNETKKQNDHIFKKENNLDYDKGGDIILSDTDHHMVNSCVNNNMNLDKSKSKSKKECKNILNKYGFIKLKSSNKHMKELKRIRKLKKKKKNVIKEVYEFRKKTKQKKIYNTYMFGSYKVNINDVIRILNKLKIVDHNGKYKGFDFNNSLDMQKKIKSKSKSKSKNKNKCKNKKVIVIL, from the coding sequence AtgctttttaaaaatgaagacaGTGGCAATAGTGTTTACTGTTTtacttataataattttaacaaTGATTCTATATctgatattttaaatgtaaggaatgataataaaaataatgagaataaagaaaagaacGATGAAGATGACAAACAAACCAATTTGTTATTAGAAGAGAATggagaaaatgaagaaaataaaagacAAGGAGACAAACAATATGAggatttatgtttattatcatttaaaaatattcaacagtctaatgataatataaaaatgcaGGAAGAAATGTTTAATTTATCTTATGAAAAgaatatcaaaaatataGTTAAGGTAGTATATCATGAggattataaattattatatgaaaatacaGATATACACGTAGAACTTCcatctatattatatgatacagatattaaaaaaaataatgattatattaataaatgtgataaaaaagaagatgattattatattaataaatataatcaacACAATGATGTCagaaaaattgaaaatttaaaatattttattaaacataactggaaaaatataaataggattaatgaaaaattatttttaaaaaatttaaaggaACTAGATGAAATActgaattataattttttgaatatatgtaaaaataaatataaacaatatgataagaaaagaataaatgAAAGACATTTCTCTTATCACGACAATTTCCTTagtcattatataatttataaaagaaataaatatataaagcagaataaaaatgaatatattaatggGAATCATAATGATGTTTATGAGAGTAGTAACACATATGATGATATAGAGACAACAAGattaaaacataataatattaatattaatagtaataataataataataataataataatatgaaggaTTGTCTAAATAAATATccatatgattatataaaacaacCTTTGAATTTCTCTTTTCCTTGttacgaaaaaaaaatagaaaatatcTACTGCTTAAATATACCAggctataaatataaatatatctatccTCCAGTGAACAACAtgaatgatgaaaaaataaaagaattatatatacctaaaggacatatattatttaattcaaaATTTGAATCCgcaaatttaaaatatgtaataaaagaGGAAGAAGACAAAGAAGTGTATTCTTTATTCCTTAATCAGGATATTCGAATGAACGAGAAAAAAAATCAGTGGTTCTATTTCAGTGCTAGTTATATTccaaatgaatattatactaatgaattatataaaatgaaaatgtataATAAGGATATTACTCATATGGGGGATAATATGAAAGTTGTATATAATTACCTGAACGGTAcaggtaataatataaacagtAATGTAAATAAAGTGGATAAtagaacaaataatatacatacaaataatatcaaaaatatcaaaaatattaataatatcaatagtaataatattatatatagcaaGTGGAGGGAACAAAGGTGCATGAATCAATATTTGAATGacataaataatgaagaaatagATAGAAATCCAGGAGGGAATGGCAAATATTCGTTAGATGCATGTGATAAATTTACTGTTAGAAATGTAAAGAAATTAGAAAAACCATTTACTGTTAGATTTAAAATAGAGAATATGGCaaaacctttttttttatataaatatggtcATTCTCCTTTATCGTTTTCagaatgtaaatataaattagaaaatataaaatggcaaagaaatacatatgatataaaatatataaaaaacaattCATGTAagcattataatataaaaaaaaatagtatggaatattataattataatacgTATACTTTAGAATTTAGTTATGATTTTATGTATGAATATGATACAGTATATTTTGCAAGTTGTTATCCATATACATATTCTTATTTGAatgaatatttatgtttGATAAGAAATTTTTTGAAGGGTCACCCtactattaattatatagaacAAACATTGTGTAAAACTTCATGTGGATTTGATTGTCCTGTTTTATGCATAACAAATTATGATAGTGAAGAaggatataataaagaagaattaaaagaagatttagaaaagaaaaagaaaaatattatagaaaggaacaatttaaatgatgaaaatttatGTGATGCAATGGATATAAGTAACAATGTTGTAAGAAAGGAGAttgagaagaaaaaatatatattaacaagtAAAAAATTGGGAATAAAAAAAGtggataataatttatttgatgATATGAAAAATGGATGTACAaatgaatatgataatatggaTAAAGAATGTttggatataaaaaaaaatatatgttgtgaagagaaaaaagaaaaacatgatataataaaatgtaagGATGATAAAgattattcttataattgTTGTTATGATGAGTGTCATAATGtgaaaagagaaaaaaataattttttttgctgtttaaatgataaatgtAACTTTGTTTTAAATGAACATATGAAAAGAAGAAAGAGTATAATGGattgtaataattttttaaataaaatgaaatggtgtaaaaaaaaaatgtatacgTCTAATCATTTTATGAAGAAATTTGAGAGTTTCTTAAAAAAGGATTATGTTTACAGTAGAgagaataagaaaaataatggAATGACAAAAATACAAAGATTTGAAGAAAattgtgataataatttaatatgtaaaagaaaggatgaaaaaagaaattgttctcaaaagaaaaaaaaaaagaaaaaaaagataattgTGTTAACAGCTAGAGTCCATCCAGGAGAAACAAATTCTAGTTATTCAATACATGGATTTAttagttttattatatctaataatatatatgcacaTATATTACGTGAGaagtttatatttataataatacctATGTTAAATATTGATGGGGTTATCTTAGGACATAATCGATATTGTTATAATGGTTTTGATTTAAATAGACAGTGGTCAAATCCGATAGCATATATTCATCCTACAATATATTCATCAAAatctttaataaaaaatattagtcAGAAAAATaagattatatttttttgtgattTTCATAGTCAttcaagaaaatataattgttttatatatggtAATCAGGGTACTTGTAATTATGTAAACAATAAAAAGATCTGTGAAGTTTTTCCAGAAATTTTTTCTCAGGCATTACCTTGGTTTTCTCTTGTTGACACGGTATATAAAGCAGACAATGAAAACAAGGGGAGTGCAAGATTGATAGGTGTTCAGGAGTTTGGAATTGATTGTAGTTATACGTTTGAGATTTCATTGTTTGGAATACAGATAAGAAAggattttaatataatgtataatGAGAAGAaggatattttttatattcagaATTATTTTGAGAGGTGTCACAATGGGggtgatgataaaaaaataggtGGTAATATAAAAGTAGATGATATAAAAGCAGATGATATAAAAGCAGATGATATAAAAGTAAATGGTGATGTCAAAGCAGATGGTGATGTCAAAGCAGATGGTGATGTCAGAGCAAATGGTGATGTCAAATCAGATGATAGATATGACAATATGAATAGGcattacataaataataattattattatgataagaATAGCTAcgactttttatatttcgaTGAAAATCTTTTATTCATGACGGGTGTGAGTTTTGGTTTATGTCTTTTTAagtatatgaattttttatcatataataaatcatctatatatagaaaaacgTGTGAAGAAAAAGAGAAAGAGGATATGTTTACAGAAGAGTGTAGTACgttatgtataaataataaggatgataaagaaaaatataatgaaacaaaaaaacaaaatgatcatatttttaagaaGGAAAATAATTTGGATTATGATAAAGGAGGAGACATTATATTAAGTGATACTGATCATCATATGGTTAATTCAtgtgtaaataataatatgaatctagataaaagtaaaagtaaaagtaaaaaggaatgtaaaaatattttaaataagtATGGTTTTATAAAACTGAAGAGTAGTAACAAACATATGAAAGAGttaaaaagaataagaaaattaaaaaaaaaaaaaaaaaatgtgataAAAGAGGTTTATGAgtttagaaaaaaaacaaaacaaaaaaaaatttataatacttATATGTTTGGTTCATATAAAgtaaatattaatgatgTAATACGTATATTAAATAAGCTAAAAATTGTTGATCATAATGGTAAGTATAAAGGTTttgattttaataattcattggatatgcaaaaaaaaa